The Daucus carota subsp. sativus chromosome 2, DH1 v3.0, whole genome shotgun sequence genome includes a window with the following:
- the LOC108203488 gene encoding uncharacterized protein LOC108203488, whose product MDRETWMYNVLRTSDEYVKGVNEFITCASEHHEKRSREQGKRDLIVCPCYQCGNLKKFPSVETLRDHLFRHGFKKGYTNWFWHGEGIDSRKSFNDENDANNMATNDEDDDEDVDRIDEMLQDVEDHLMHRPDILDNLVNDSKKPLYPGCKEELTKLSTTLKLCKLKVKHGWTDKSFTELLKFLGEILPHNNELPSSTYEAKKILCPMGMDVNRIHACPNDCVLFRNEYEYLHTCPKCGASRYKREGDNTVKDEKRSAPAKVMWYLPIVSRFKRLFVNKKDAQRLRWHADGRKVDGMLRHPADSPQWRTVDGKFPEFGADSRNLRLGLCADGMSPYRTLSCQHSTWPVLLTIYNLPPWLCMKRKYMMLASLISGPKEPENNIDTYLQPLIDDLKLLWEEGVMVYDAYSEVNFNLRAMIFCTTSDFPAYGNLSGYSTKGAKACPICEDATIDIRLKHCKKNVYMGHRTFLPPDHPYRKKKKEFDGHIETRVARLPLTGKEVYERVKDINVELGKLYKRPGEKSIWKKRSIFWDLPYWEHLQVRHCLDFMHIEKNVCESLIGTLLNIPGKTKDGIKARLDMKEMGIRKELEPQESTHRTYLPLACYTLSRKEKISFCKCLSSVKVPHGYSSNIKGLVSMKDLKLVGMKSHDCHVLMQQLLPIAIRGILPKEVRFVITRLCFFFNAISSKVIDPSTLDKLQADVIVTLCQFEMYFPSSFFDIMVHLVIHLSREVKLCGPLYLHYMYSFERYLCILKGYVRNRSRPEGSIVEGYSVEEAIEFCTDYLGSVDPIGIPLSRHEGRLEGHGTLGLKIISPCAELRNRAHLFVLQHMTEVQPYLEEHQAQIWQKNPSKSGKWNTNEHKFQC is encoded by the coding sequence ATGGATCGTGAAACATGGATGTACAATGTCTTACGTACCTCTGACGAGTATGTTAAAGGTGTAAATGAATTTATTACATGTGCCTCTGAACATCACGAAAAAAGGTCCCGAGAACAAGGAAAAAGAGATTTGATCGTATGTCCGTGTTATCAATGTGGCAATTTGAAAAAGTTTCCTAGCGTTGAGACATTGCGTGATCATCTCTTTCGTCATGGTTTTAAGAAAGGTTATACAAATTGGTTCTGGCATGGTGAAGGAATAGACTCCAGAAAGTCCTTTAATGATGAAAATGATGCAAATAACATGGCTACCAATGACGAGGATGATGACGAGGACGTTGACAGGATAGATGAAATGCTACAAGATGTGGAAGACCATTTGATGCATCGACCTGACATTCTTGACAACCTGGTTAATGATTCAAAAAAACCTCTATATCCAGGTTGTAAAGAGGAGTTAACGAAGTTGTCGACAACATTGAAGTTGTGCAAGCTAAAGGTAAAGCACGGGTGGACAGACAAGAGTTTCACAGAATTGTTAAAATTTCTAGGTGAAATACTTCCGCATAATAATGAGCTTCCCAGTTCCACGTACGAGGCCAAGAAGATTTTATGTCCTATGGGTATGGATGTAAATAGGATACATGCTTGTCCTAATGATTGTGTCTTATTTAGAAATGAGTATGAATATTTACACACTTGTCCTAAATGTGGAGCATCCCGATACAAGCGAGAGGGGGACAACACTGTGAAGGATGAAAAAAGAAGTGCTCCAGCAAAGGTGATGTGGTACTTGCCTATAGTGTCAAGATTCAAACGTCTCTTTGTCAATAAAAAAGATGCACAACGTTTGAGGTGGCATGCAGACGGAAGAAAAGTAGATGGGATGCTAAGACATCCAGCAGACTCTCCACAGTGGAGAACTGTTGATGGGAAGTTCCCTGAATTTGGAGCGGATTCTAGAAATCTACGGCTTGGACTTTGTGCAGATGGCATGAGCCCGTACCGCACTTTGAGTTGTCAACATAGCACTTGGCCTGTTCTTTTGACGATTTATAATTTGCCTCCTTGGTTGTGCATGAAACGCAAGTACATGATGTTGGCTTCGCTAATATCAGGACCTAAAGAACCCGAGAATAACATAGATACTTATCTTCAACCACTTATTGATGATTTAAAGTTATTGTGGGAAGAAGGCGTGATGGTATATGATGCATACAGTGAAGTGAATTTTAATTTGCGTGCCATGATATTTTGTACCACAAGTGATTTTCCAGCCTATGGAAATCTTTCAGGGTACAGTACTAAAGGTGCCAAAGCATGCCCAATCTGTGAAGATGCTACAATTGACATTCGTCTGAAACATTGCAAGAAAAATGTGTATATGGGCCACCGAACATTTCTTCCGCCTGATCATCCTTATCGTAAAAAGAAAAAGGAGTTCGATGGACATATTGAGACTAGGGTGGCTCGTTTACCTCTTACTGGTAAAGAGGTTTATGAGCGGGTTAAAGACATTAATGTTGAACTTGGGAAGCTATATAAAAGGCCCGGGGAGAAGAGTATTTGGAAGAAAAGATCTATATTTTGGGATCTTCCGTATTGGGAACACTTGCAAGTTAGACACTGCCTCGATTTTATGCATATTGAAAAGAATGTTTGTGAAAGTCTCATCGGGACGTTGTTGAATATTCCTGGCAAGACAAAGGATGGGATCAAAGCTAGACTAGACATGAAAGAAATGGGAATACGGAAAGAGCTAGAACCACAAGAGTCGACACATCGTACATATCTGCCTCTAGCTTGTTATACTTTGAGTAGAAAAGAGAAAATTAGTTTTTGCAAGTGTTTGTCAAGTGTGAAAGTTCCCCATGGATATTCTTCAAACATAAAGGGCTTGGTGTCGATGAAAGATTTGAAATTAGTGGGTATGAAGTCACATGATTGTCATGTGCTAATGCAACAGTTATTGCCAATTGCAATCCGAGGTATTTTACCAAAAGAAGTAAGATTTGTTATTACGAGACTTTGCTTCTTCTTCAATGCCATAAGCAGCAAGGTGATTGACCCTAGCACATTGGATAAATTACAAGCCGATGTTATTGTGACACTTTGTCAATTTGAGATGTATTTTCCATCTTCATTCTTTGACATCATGGTGCATCTCgttattcatttatcgaggGAGGTTAAATTATGCGGCCCATTATATTTGCATTATATGTATTCTTTTGAGAGATACTTGTGTATCTTGAAAGGATATGTGAGGAATCGATCACGACCAGAAGGTAGTATAGTTGAGGGGTATTCTGTTGAAGAGGCTATTGAATTTTGCACTGATTATTTAGGATCTGTTGATCCTATTGGGATTCCTTTGTCTCGACACGAGGGAAGACTTGAAGGGCATGGTACATTAGGACTTAAAATAATTTCTCCTTGTGCCGAACTACGAAATAGAGCCCATTTATTTGTCCTACAACACATGACTGAAGTTCAGCCTTACTTAGAGGAACACCAAGCCCAAATTTGGCAAAAGAATCCTTCAAAAAGTGGAAAGTGGAACACAAATGAGCACAAATTCCAATGTTAG